The Nerophis ophidion isolate RoL-2023_Sa linkage group LG20, RoL_Noph_v1.0, whole genome shotgun sequence genomic interval tgcgatcaaaagtttatatacaatGGAGTTAataggagtcgctctattctgcctataaagcccttgaaAACCCATCCTAACTCCTCCATTAAGGTTCTGTAgacatgatttaagtatatatgtaatttagtacAGTGCTCATTTATAATATATttggtattttgatcattttaagcataaaaGGCGCATTAATTTCCAAAATGCATCACAAAAATCCCCTTTTTCCTTCCACAACCTCACTGATCACTACTCACCGCAGACTTCattagagccaacaaacataaaacaacATCACATATTGTACAATGTCTCCTGTCATTAGGATGTTGACTGATAGAATTGTGTTATATTCAGATTTAGATGAATAATGACTaaatcctcacaaagaaatggGGGATGGAACCAGGCGTCTGTGTCTCACCATTTTCGGGTCTAAATTGACTGTCAAAGTGttccaacttgtcggattacatcCTCATCCTATTATCcatgtgagaggcatgatttatgatctagaataaactttcacaagcaCCAAGGCgaaaaagcagctcaccagccaaCAATGTCAACAGAGCCTTATAGTCTGGTGATCACGTCGCTGCAATAGTTCccctgcattagcgcttataattacatcacaaatacttggttaatattcaagtttaGGTGTACATAGTGttgttaaaaatgtgttatttaaagACTTGAGACTCAGAAAAAATGTTTGCTCCTAAATTTTAATTAAAAGGCACCTTTACTCCTAGTGAAAAAGCTAAGTGCACAGCACTGAGATGTCTCACAAAAATGCGATAAACGGGCCGCACAAAACTGCCAAGCGATGTTTTTATTTTctgcattagttttttttaaattgtcatatACAAATAACATCAACCGTATTTATAGTTATTTTACACTTTAATAGTTTGTCCACTATTTCCGTTTGTACCAAATCATGTTTTGAAATGCAAATCATGCCATATTTTACCTCACCCTTAGACACGGGAACATAATGTGCATTATATCAAAAATCTCAGTATCACTTTGTTAGATATTTTGATCTCCTTTAGAACTGTAGACCtaatagtattatatatatatatatatatatgtataacaaaAAACTCAACTGCCAAATTATAAATCAAAtggctaaaataaaaataaacattcccTTAGTTTTCAGGCAgcatttttaacaaaaatgtgctATTTAATCTACTGTACCACAAATTTAACTGCACTGTCCACACATAATAGAAGATATTTTTTTATACTGCGCAGGGAATTCAACATCCGTCAAGACTCCATTAGTGTGTCTAAATGTTTATACGAGTTATTGGCTGGCGTTCAAATAGATCAGCAAACAAATACAGTAAATTGTGAAAACAAATAGATGAACAATGCAACAAAACCACAAGTTTTGTTcttaaaataaactacatttttgCCAACTCTGCAATATATATGATTACTACTAACCATATATTTACAGCATTTTAAATAAGGTAGATTCATTTAGACCTGTTTTTGGAACAATTACCAGTCAAAGCCATGACACTAATAACGGATTGCCACTGGATTTGAAACAGCCACGTAACGACATGCACGGCGACGGacaattttgtttttattcaggtcATTGTGTCCGTTTCCACCCCCTGCAGAACGTCAACATGTCGTTGACGTTACGCATTCCAGTGCTAAATAGTTTCTGAGCTGGATGCCACAACATATTTAATTTAGCTAATATCTGCTCGTTTTGTacaggaagtcatgcacaaacGTAAAATAACTTATCCAGTTGACATTAAAATTAAGGCGGATCGTATTCTACACTTTGAAACGTCTTAATGGGCGGTCAAAGGTTTTCAGACAATTTCACTTCGACACAAATGGATGAGGACATGCTGATTCTGGATGTCCAAAATTAAAGAACAAACAGGCATATCCCGGGAAGCTATATGGGGGCTTGTGTCAAATACCAGCTGATACAGAGGTGACGGGCTCGCCAGAGATGATGTTACTGTTTGCTACAAAAATTAAAGTTGCTTATCAAGGCAAAACTGTCTGTGATGATGTTCAGCACCTTGTTATTAATGACAGGACCAAGTTTTTTTCGCTTCTGCTCCTCTGGAAGAACATAACGGTTTGTGGTTCACTTTTTTACAACTTTATAAAAAAGATCCTGTTAACGTCTGCGCAATTTCCCTGCACGATAGAGTTGCACCAGAATAATGATGGGGATTGCTACACCACAAATGGCAGCACTCTTCCATGGTGAAGCCGGCCAGCAGCCATTTTGAAACCCGTGGAAATACGGGGCAAGTTTCACGCCCTTGGCACCCCCTTTAGGTCCAGAGGACAAATGTACGTTAAGCATGTGTACTTGTCACGCGGCAATATGTCACCCCACAAACATAGGAGTCTTCCACACTGTGTCGCTCTGATATCACCACTTGAGCAGTTAAACTGCCGGGACAATtgtgacaacaacaaaaaaatacagttCATTTCCCCGCACAAGAGCAGATCTGTACAACAGTTTCATAAAGAGGGGAAAATGTGAAATAAATGACGATGCTATTTCAAATCAGCCTAAATGACAGAACTTAAAAAAATGAATCACTCTGTAAAATGATGTTTATGTACTCTTCTTAAATGAATGCAGCACGAAATACATTGCTAGAATTAATCTCACCAATATGCTTAACTTCCACAACTAAAACATTGTATTTTCTTTCCTCGCCAATGGTTACAACATCCCAAACCGGTATAAAAGGAAATCTGAAATCTCCGGTCAACAAATCTGATCTAAGTCTGGAGAAGCTACCACATGGCAAAAACCTGAACACATAAAAACAGGCAACATAGGAGAGGCCATACGAGAGGGAATAATGGTGGTTTTGGGACTTTTAAGTACCAATAAAAGACAGGGGAAAAAATCATGGAGAACAGAGGCTTCATAATCTGAGCGACCCTGTATTGTTGACAAGAAATGTTTACACTAGCTTTCTTGGTGCTCACCAAGTAAGCTTGCTTCATGATTGGCATCTTTTGCACCACGCCACATTTTCTTGGGAGGTAGATGGGTCATACTtgaaccttcaaggtactcaaagcactttgacactattcccacattcacacactgatggcagcaGCTGCTatacaaggccctaaccacgttCCATCAGAAGCAacgttgaagtgtcttgctcaaggacaacgggggatcaaaccaggaaacctcaggttaatggcacggccgctctaacaACGGAGACACGCGTGACCAGTCACGTCAAAAATACACCTTCTCATTGGCTACTAATGAATATGATAGAACTACAACTGGTGgttgtaatcatccaaatatgattagcagcaaagtagaCAGCGGAGGCAAACAAATAAGCTAGTGAGCTTGTTTCAATACTCCTGAGATCGTCTTACCGTCCTGCAACTCAGTGTGGCATTTAGGCAAGACGAACAATAGGTACCTGCAGGTGAGGAGAGCTTTCAACAAtgttgtatattgtatttttatggaTATTTTACTTGAAACACAATAGTTTCAATGCAAACATTTATGTTAAAAAATGCGGATTTCTAAGTCTTCAGACATTTCACATGCCTGAATAGAAATAAGACATAGGATAATCGGACGTTTGCTATCTTTAGTCAAAAGGGGGAAACTCAAGACACGTGTCCCCAGAAAATGAGAAATAAGAATATAGCAGGGCGAGTTAGCGGATAAAGCTTTCTGTGCCTTGCCTTCACACTTCTTGCTGAAAACAAACTGTGCTGTTGCAAGCTAAAAGAAactgaaaaacttaaaaaaaaaataaataaagtgaatTCTGTCAAGGTAAAATGCAGTTTCAATATATGTAAAGCGAAAACACCAAATTCAGATGGAATGAAAAGGACGTACAGCAAATAAAACTGTTTAGGTTAGCAGGTACCTCAAGTAAAGGATAGATTTATAATCTTTGTGAAATTAACAGATTTTTTTATAACGAGCAAAATGCATTGTCAGGTATCGTATTCTCACCCAAACTGTCTTGAGGGCAACAGGTTATTCTGCCACTTCTCCAGATCATTGAGTTGGAGATCAAAACGTGGACTGATCACGCCGCACTGTaagatacacacaaaaaaatactaCATATATAAACTGTTTTAACTATTAGCAGTTGCAGAAATCACTTCGACTGGGTGCTTTGGCTTCAACAGCAAgcaaatgttttaataaaaacataacaggAATATATATACAAGACAATCTAGATTTAACAGTTCAAAATTTCACATGCTTGTACAAAAAACATCCAGTGACATGACAGTACTGTACCTTGTTCAGCCTTCCTGTGAGATTGACGACTATTTTCCCGGCTCTGTGGTCATCAATGATCTCAAACTCACCAATGTAACCTGCAGACAATATCAACATTAATACCGCATTTATTAACACAACTTTATAATAATGTGAAGACCCTACCGTGCTTCATCATGACGGTAAGGAAGCGCACAATGACCTTGGAGCAGGGCCTGATGAGGACCTGGCGTTTCCCACGCTTCTCAGCATTGTTGATGCACTTCAGAGCATCTGCGAGAACGTTCATGCGCACCATGATGCCTACAATCACAAGAGAATGAACACACATTGTTAATATAACAATAGTTCATCAttctaaggccatgtccacacgaataCAGATACTTAATATAACAATAGTTCATCAttctaaggccatgtccacacaaataCAGATACTTAATAAATGCACTTATCTCTGCGtttaggcctcttgtccacacgcagacgcatacttttgtctttaaaaacgcagacttttgaAAACACTGGCCAAAGTATAGCGATCCAAAACTCTCCGCAAAAACTGAGACTAGCCATGACGCCATTtccaagctcaacaacactgccttgtTGGCTTTGAACACGCTATAAGAGGACTTACTGTATGCTTGATCGTaaacatgctgctcttttcactctacattaataaaaaaaagacacatcAAAACGGGCTTTGCGTTACACCCGCCGGCGCAAATGACAGTCAACTGTTTTGGATATTATCGCTGTGGAACCTCCACCTGATGATGGAACAACTTTGACAAACAACACTTTTTGCTGTGTGTTATAAGGTGCAACGTTATGTTTTTAGTCCTTGTTTAGCGACAAATCATGAAGTTAACTTCCGTGTCTTGATTCCATTTTTGTTGATGGAGCCAGGCGCAACCGTGCTCGTGCGCAAAACCCAACCAAGCaactacaacaaaaaaaacaatgtagcgtcctccttgtagtgtgtactgatgcTTAAGACAATATACCCTTCATTACACATGTACCATATCATTATatccatgattaaatgctttataattcctTGAGAGTTTTGCAGAAACACACGCAAGTCCGTGTGTTTTATAAAGGcacttaaacatgcaaaatggtttaCTTGGCTCATTAGTGCGTGCTGAATTTAAGAATAATGTACACTTTGCtgcacatgtaatacatcacCATAATTTTTATGAGTTTTGGGCTTCAACAGGACAGGCGTGCATGcactctttaataatgttcccaggCTTCGAGTACATACATGCTGGTTTGAAAGACAATTTACATGTCATTGTACATCTTGtgtatcaaaataaacataacagGAGGTGTAATGCTGCACCAAGTCAGATGTtgctgcttttttcaggcttcagcttggacaaaatgtgcatgacagcaggtgtatgcgtTTGTGTGTAGACTTAAGAGTTTGAAAACTACACTTGAGGGGATGGAGACCGTTTAAAtggccaactgaaacccactactaccgaccacgcagtctgatagtttatatatcaatgagatgttaacattgcaacacatggtttagtttactaaatcacaaattttaatttcccgctgagtttcttgttgaaaacgtcgcgaaatgatgacacgtgcgcgtgacgtctcaggttgtagcggacatattagcctagAACCACACATGGCTAAATGTAGTCTCTttgcatcgcataattacacagtaatttggacatctgtgttgctgaatcttttgcaatttgtttaattaataatggagactataaagaataatgctgtaggtggaaagcggtggattgcagctgcctttagcaccgaaacacagccagtcattctttgtttgttatgaagctttaacacagagcgatcaagcgaacatatttctttacgtcaaccagcaagttttggatgggaaaattgtgatattaagtcggctcttaccggagacttcagtggattatgggacctcatcCTGCACCTCAAAAATGCAGCTGTGATCCTGGCTCCTCgacttctctgagagacactggcgttcaccacagccatccaacttttaggtatgactttaacaatatcactaaaacactattaagacAGTAAGTAGATAGAGGATCTTCCGGAATTATCCGCCTTGAGCCGTCGCCTTTTCGCTAGTACTTCACGCTAAatgtcctcatccacaaatcttacatcctcactcaaattaatggggaaatattcACTTGCTCGGTCCATATAACtctacaatcatagccagcattagctaaacaatgtgaggagccctacaacccgtgacgtcacgcgcacattgtctgctgctttttttattagcggccagaagttgtgaactttatcatcaacgttctctactaaatccttttagcaaaaatatggcaatatcgcgaaatcatcaagtatgacacataaaaaataagaaaatctaatttcagtaggcccaaatgtgtttttaaaactatccgtgtggacatggcctaagaGACAAGACGGTATggagaaaaaatgttttaatttcctGTAGCCTTTCTGACGTTTTCATTAATTTGAGGATATTTACCTACAGTTTCTTACTTACAGAAAGGTCAACGTGGAGCTAACTAATGTCTCCAAATACTGCTACATTTGTTCCACATCCACTTGACTTCCTTTCACCGCGCTGCAAACTAAAGTGCAACTGCTTTAAGATATTTTGATAAAGAATATtgatacatgcagcacacaaagGAGATATGGCAACAAGAAGCCAAAGCGGAGAAAGGGTCTTCACACACCGGCGGACTCAAGGAGATGGCTAACGACAGCTAGCTCACGAATGAGGTATTTGAGAGTTACCACGCTGCCAAAAATACGATAGAGGCCTTACGAAGACATTTCGGTTCCTGGCTAACAAAGCACAACCTCCGGTCAACACAAACGTGGTCTAACGTCCGGGAAAGTTGTTCCTTTCAAAGGCGCGTACAGGGTTGCTTAGGCCGAGCGCGGTGGG includes:
- the rps15a gene encoding small ribosomal subunit protein uS8, with the translated sequence MVRMNVLADALKCINNAEKRGKRQVLIRPCSKVIVRFLTVMMKHGYIGEFEIIDDHRAGKIVVNLTGRLNKCGVISPRFDLQLNDLEKWQNNLLPSRQFGYIVLTTSAGIMDHEEARRKHTGGKILGFFF